The Pocillopora verrucosa isolate sample1 chromosome 9, ASM3666991v2, whole genome shotgun sequence genome includes the window ATGTAATAACCTCCACTGATACAGCACTCcagtttctttacaaagttATTCTCTTTACCAACAGGAGCAGCCAGAAAAAAGTTGTTCATGCACTGTACATTTAACctaatttacagaaaaatttcCAACTTCCTTGATTTTTCTATGACATATTTTTCCAAATGAAGTACCAAAAAAGAGCTGactttctttctttgtgttcttaggcaaaaTTTCACCGAAGCCTACAACAATAACGCtatcattttttcccttaaactaaatttttcagCATATGTTGAAACAAATTGTACCATAACTGGCTGAACTTTACgacaatatttcacctgatAAAGCAGCATCGACAGAGAAGCGCAGACAAGATTTACTTTtcacaataaaattaataacactaaaAAGCAAGCAGAAACATCTTTCAGGTATTTCTCGATTTAGCTTGAAACAAGTCTGTGTGGGTTAACGTAAATTGTActgagtcaaaaaaaaaacattgtctGTTGTAACAAATTTGAGGTACTCTTCCAGCCAAGATAAATTTACTCCTACTAACTTACTGGTGTTCAACACAATTAGAACGGAACGAAGCTTAAAGGGTTCAATTCGCATCAATAACAACGGAAAACCATCAAATAAGTATCAATCGGGTTAATACTTAGCACCGCTTCTACTTCTCTTGACGAAACATCACGAGGCTGGAACGCTTATAGGCAAATAATATTTGAGGTTCAATTCATCTACTTTTTCTTTAATCTAGTCACACACCCGCGATGCTTCAAGGAGATAGATTAACGCAGACGctgacagcagctgaaaaccaAACGAAGCACGACGCCATATTGTTGTTTGTTCAAGCGTTAACGACACTCTGGAGCGATATCTTCGTATTTCGCTTCCCTTCATAAgctcaaaaaaaacaattaaattacaTTCGGAAACCCTACTTACCTTATCATCAGCTTATAtaagttttctctttgttttaatCCATCCGCCATCGCGAGAGGTACAGAAGATGTCAAAAAGCGTGCTCCAGGCGACTTTTGACCGAAAATGTTCCGACCGATTACGATCTATACCGAAGACACTCCGGATATTGCTATATTCGGGGAAGTAGATGGAGGGGTGAGTAAGGAAGTAAAGAGAGTTATCCAAGAGGGTCATATACTTTTTACATGAAGCGTGattgagtgattttttttttctcgtgatttaatctttttgtttcgtGGATCTTGATTAAAGATGGTAAGATCTTTTCATATCCACGTGAacgaatttttaatttaaacgtaACCCGTGACAGGAGGCTAGGCTCCTGCCCGTGAATAAAGTCGTGAACCATTTTCTTTTgcagttgttattgttttgaaaatgtccGTATCGTTCTCGAAAGGTTGTGCTTATGTTTTGACAAGGCATAGACTTCGCATAGATCGATAAAAGTTATAAAACAGACCATTAATGGTTCTTGAGCAGATAAAATAAGACACTACGTCATCTTTTGTCGCGTaagactgaaaataaaaattttttagacAGCGCACTCACGTCTTTTACGTCGAACGCAATACATTCAGTCTAGTGCAAATGACAGTTTCGTGATAGGAAATATGATAATTCTTGTTGAAGAACGAAATCTGTCGACCTAAAGATGTTGTGATATCTAATACGGTATATCCTTTTAGAGGGGGGGAATACACTTTCCATATTTTTATCAACTAATCCAAAATAGGACAACTTCTAGGGGAAAGGAGTTCTTCCCGGGATTCCTTGCAGGAATTTCTGAGTAATGACCCATGTTTCACGACcaaaacatgtaatttttcTTCCCTATTTTCAGAAATGGCTTCTGTAAGTTTCACATGGATTGCTCATTGTTGAAGTCATGGTTGCATTCCTGTGAAAAATCTAGTGTAAATGACATGCATTTTGGTTCCTTCTCTTTCTGTCCATCATTCATTTGAAAGTGGAAAGGTAAATACGATAATACGCTGCCGTTGATATCTTGAAAACCGTATCAGGTTTAAAAATCATAGTTTTCCAAATTCgaacggcgtaatatgtgattAACGCAGTCTATTGACTGTGAGTTTTTTAAGCCTCCATCCTAGTCGGTGTATATACATACTGACCTGTTTTACGCCGTCAGTTAACGACTTAAAATCTTATAGTATGTGTATTACCAACTGAAAGAAATTGCGCtgttaactaaaaaaaatttacgccgttaatattttcattacgaATTAATTTACTGTAATTAAGATACTGACGCAGAgagtggcgtaaaatcttacaacCTATAGACTCTGATAGTCACCTATTGGGTTATTATATATATTCCCGTTTTCAAACCAAAATGGTTCAAAATAATCCTCTTGGGCGGGTCATATCTGTATAAGGGGGAGGGGGCTGAGTAATGCTTTCCCCCCCCCATGCAGCCCCCTTcatggggggggggaagagcTTCGGAACGAAATGGCGTCCTCTCTCAAATGGACCTTGCTTTCTAAAAGGATCAAGTTCAGACGCGCATTGACGTCACCCGATTATTCGTAATCCTCCGACCCCCCCGATTTCAGGTCAACAGACGAACCAGGCCTGCAGGCGAACTGAAGACCAAACCACGTATCAAACTAATGGCTGTAACCTAATCTGTTCTATATCAGTCTGTATACGCATGATACGGCTCAATCAGACAATCGCCACATAATAACATCTTCTTGGGTGGAAAACAAATACTTTTCTTTCAGCTCCAAACAAAGATGCCGAAGTCAAAATCGGAGGACGGGGCGTTTAGCCgaatttacaaaaaaactgaattcgATGAGCTTCTGATTAAACTTGGCGGATGGTCAAGATTTCAGCAAATTCAGTGGGTGCTTATTTTCCTTGCCACAATTCCACAGGCTTGGTATACATACGCTCCAGCATTTGCTGCCCGTAAGCCAAAAGAAGGTGACCTCTATTGCCTAAACAACACAGACATTCGAGGAGAGGATTTTTGTGCGGCTTGGGAAAACAATACAGTTTGTCAGAAAGTTGGATATGACGTGACATTTTCTTCGATCGTTACCGAGGTATGTAAAATTTGCCCACGAGCCCGTGCTCGTTTCTTTCCTGATTAGGATGCCAAACAATACAACACACGAGTGCGACTTAGACTCTGGCCAACGTTTTTAGTTGACTTAACAAGCCCACGTAGAACTTTAGGgctttgttttgaatatttgcACAGCCGTTTTGTAAGCAGTGTTTTACGATTATGCCTAGAGCAGGGAAATAAAAACGTCGTCGTTTGCCTTATTTCTGCCCTTCTGCTAACTTCTGATATATTTTATATGCAGTGAGCTTGGCCGATCATAAGGAAAACATCTCGCCACAAAATATGTCGAACGTACGTGATTTCACGGTACAATGTTGTTTACAATTCGCCTGTCACGCTCTACTTTGAGGCTGATCTTAATCCAGATTTTGAGAGAAAACGGCGTTTTCTATTTTGGGGTTTGAATCAAATcccaatgttttattttcttttaaaatcaagcGTTTTTGGGCGCGAAAAGTATTTTTCAACTTATGCTTTTGAAATACGATctcttcccctttttttgttgtgtgtttttttgctttgttttttttttttgttttttttttttttttgttaatcgAATTTTATCTACGCTAAGCCTTCTAATGGATTTGCGCCACCATCGGCCGTACACAGATATCGAGATATCGGGAgtgattgaaaatttatttctagGAAAACAGTTGCTTCGTTGCAAGCGGGTACTACACGATCGCGAAAAGATCATAGCATAGATAAATTGTCGAGAAAAAAAGGCGTTTGCAGTAGAAATTTCCGTTTTAACGATAATTGCTACCGAAGTTCAGCGTCACTTGAGTCGGAGGCGCTGTAAAGAATGCAtgaaattttatgaattttaCGTGCAAACAAGATTACGAtgtaatgaatatgaaagcgatgaacattacttaagcagtaatgaaaataaggtCTGGAAAAATCCAGGCCAgtacgagatttgaacccatgactgGCATGTATGCGTTATCTGGTGTTACGCATGACGTAAAGTTGTTACATTCGATAGGGACGATGGGTAATAAAAGCACGGGAAAGAAACATGTCGTTTGAAGATATTACATGACAataacctctgcgatactggtacAGTGCCCTATCAACTAAGCTAaaaagccaactgggagctggtcattatttatgttcgtaataaacccgtgaagtgatgaatcattgacacatgattttcaggtatattttcatgtatttatcTATATTTGAACCTACTTGCTCTCAAAATGTACAGCAAGAAACTGGAACATGGCTCAGAACCAAAAGATTTTGAGCTTTTTACATTCTCTTGCTCAGAACAGATTACAGCACCGTTGCACTGATAAATTTGTGAAAACTTCACCGACCTGTTTCGCGGGATTTTCGTTCCTAAATACAATATACCATATCTAATAACCTCGCCTCCAGGATCTCTCTTCTTACTGCTTCCTGGAGCGAGAGAGAGACGGGAACGAGGCTGTGTATCCACATTGCAACAAAATGAGTACTTTGGCAGTCGTTGCTACACAATAATTCAACAGAAAAGTTCTTAAATCACTTTTGCTTTAATAATACGAATGCGATTACTTTCttttataaatgaaataaaaaaaaccttttaggAACCAATCTTTTATGACGGGTCTCTTATGGTCCTCTTTTACAGTGGGACATTTTATGCGATGATGCCAAAAAGTACGTTCCACTTACAAAGACTATCTTCTATGCGGGTAAGCTGTTCGGGGCTTATTTCTTCGGCTGGGTGTCTGACAGATTTGGACGCCGTACAACTTTCCTTATCACCATGCTCGTGCAGTTTATCGCCTCCTTGATTGAGAGTTTCTCCACGAACTTCATCATGTACGTCATCCTGCGGGTTCCCCTTGGGGTCTGCAGTGGAGGTGAGGACTACTGGACAACAGGAACCCATTATCAGGGCTCCTGTGGACAATTATTCGACGAAGGCGAAGTGAATATTATACACTTAACGTATGGTcctaaggaaaacaaaactaactagttttcCTAGGGACCATACGTTAAGTGCTTTgctatatatttagactttcccttaaacaatcatgtggCAATCATGGCGGGCGGCAACTGCGCAATTGAatcccggtcgggatacatttgaatcATTCTTAGtcaggggcacgtgaccaagaatcaaccaatcacactgctcgttttgttgagtgaagATCTAGGTTTATAACAATGTTCAATAGTCCCGAGACGAGGGGATTGTTCAACAATGAGacgaataattgttttaatatagTTGCTCTGGTGCTttcgaattctgttgtaaattttgcaaataagGAAAGCATTGAGcatattttgttacaattgCGTTGATTGCTCATACCAAGATTAGCAAGCAGTTTTAaaaggtttatttcattcacgCAGCAAAAACTTTATATCTTTCGTTTGAAAAGAGTTCCGCCAAATCAGTTAAATCTTTTGAGCTCTTTGCAATGGAATTTTCTTATATTGCGTTTATTACTTCCTCGGAATTGACAAAACGAGAGGCAACCATTTGAAATTAAGCGCTTCTGCTctaatcacctcgcgcgaggtgattattAAACGATTACTTCACCAGTGtgtgttggatatgagatgataaACCATAGTCACCTCACATCCATTAGCGCgagtggaaaaattttttcGTTAGAAACGCCCCTGTGGATAAATCTTTACAACTTattattttgtaagaacaaaTGGGATGttaaaatgtacaaaaacacttcCTGTTTAACTCGTCTTCATGCATGCGGAAGGTATAATGGCTCATAACTTATGATGACTAAGCCAACGAAAACTCCTGAATTGCAACGATCCAGTTTTTAATAAGGCGAGATATAacgcaatcctcgaccaatcagagcgcgcacATCTCTTTAATCACCTCAGCAATTATACTTATCGGTGATAATCATTCTACTTGCAACTTGTCAAAGTGTATAGTCTAAGTTTTTTTCGTTAGTCATTGTGGTCCGTGATATCTTCCTCAGCTTAAGTCCCTTACCCCTTTACATTGATATCGATATTCTCCTCACCCTTCGCTTTACATTTCCCCTGATATTtacaaggggaatttgtttgacaatcaggagcttctaaattcgtgatcattttctttattctcacgaccataatgtttgattcaagggtgacactgtaaggagaaattataagCCGGTCACTCATAGTGGTTAAGGGGAAAACCACACGCGTTCTAGCCTGTGTAgtattcttttgtttcctttcagaTATTCGAGCGGGAGCGAAGGCGAATACGAGCAACCAAAATAGGAGCAAAGaaaaggggggggagggattgcttctttccctccccccccccccatccacTCCCCTTTTACCCCACTCATCCTATTTTTTTTATGCTCGTTTTCGCCCCATGCCCGCGCTTGACTTCGTTCGCCTTACGGATAAGCGGAAACAGAAAGGACTGCTACGCATGCTATAAGCGTTCctcttaggtttttttttttttcgattttaatgttttttttttgttgtaatatctTTGTCTTCGGCGTAGGCTGTCTGATTGCGGGCTTTTTGCTGATGACTGAGATGGCCACACCTGAGTGGAGGCGTTGGGCTAACTGTTTATCTCAAGGAGCTTATGGAGTTGGGATTGCTGTGCAAGCTTTGATTGCGTATTATGTCCGAGGCTGGAAAGCGTTCAGTTTGGTGATAACGCTTCTGAATTTACCTTTCGTTGCTTTATACTGGTAGGTGTAGATGTTCTTGAGACCTTCAATTGTAACCtttaaattgttcctgttaTTCTAGCCCTGTGTTGGTCATCTGTGTCTAAATGTAGGTGTTGCCTTTTTTATCTATCCCAGAGGTCTAAGCGACGTTCAGTCTGAGCTGACTACCCGCAGCGCGGGAGAACGCCAGTGACCAAGTTGCCTCGGTTTGAGTtgtgcatctgattggttgacatGGTGGCAGGGgatttctagaccaatcacagaactgTAGCAAACCTAAACCAACGCCATTTGGAAACTTCTTTCTACAATGAATCTAAATTTACTCCATGTGCCAAACCTCTGTGCACGTTGTAATGACTAGGTGGCGTGCTTTTAGGCTGccagaaccaagttgtctcacaaAAGTTACAAACAACCACGCAAACCAGGAAACAACAGTATTTAAGAAACCCATGCTTGAATAAGTTTTTTCTTCGAAAAGTCTCAAGCTCTCTTTCCCCTAACTTTTGTTCCCTTTTACAAATTTCTGTGAACGATTCAAATTTATTCGCTTACTTACGAGATAGCGGTTGTTCGAAAAATTTGTGCGCGGGCGCTTAAAATTGACACCCATGCGCATGTCTTACGTTTGACcgcttttttttaactactacACCCTGTGATTTTTCCAGGCTAATTCCTGAGTCTCCTCGTTGGCTTTCCGCTAGAGGAAGAGTCGAAGAAGCAGAAGAGATCTTGCGTAAGATCGCGAAGAAGAATGGATACGAGTATCCTGAGGGAGCAATAAGCAACATGCAAGATCAAAGCAAGAAGAAAGAACAAACGATGACATATCACTTCTGGCATCTGTTTAGCACCCGATACTTGGTGATAATCACTGTGGTTGAAGGGTGGTCTTGGTAAGTTAAAACGAATATAGATAGCATCTCACTAAAAGAGTGTCTTGTGTCACCTTTGGTCTCTTGTGGACCCTGTTGACCTGTGGGCCCTCCAGGTCCCAGCGGTTTACCCAGTGGTCCCGACGCGCCTGGAATTGGCTTCTTGGTTTTCCCGATTACCTTACgcaaggggaggggggaaggggggtgggtAAGGAAGGCTTAAAGGACCCTCTTGTCCGTAGataattttttggaatttaCTTGGTTTAGAGAATTTTCCGTCAAGGGTGCCTGCTGTCACCATTTATCTTCCTTCTGGTCATCGACTGGATCATGAAGACCACCACAACAGGCAGGAGCAACGGGATATAGTGGACACCCTGGACGTAGCTGGATGACCTCGACTTTGCTGATGACCTGGCGGTCCTGTCACACAACCACCGACAGGTGCAGGACAAGACCACCTGCCTGGAGACCATATCAGCTGGGACAGGACTCAAGATCAGCACGAGGAAAACAGAGCTGATGAAGGTTAACACCACTGCCAGCACACCAGTCACAGTCGGTGGAGAGCCCATCAGGGAAGTGTATTCCTTCATCTACCTAGGGAGTGCAGTTGACCGACAGGGGGGTACGGACAGAGATGTCACAGCCAGGATTGGCAAGGCCAGAGTAGCCTTTGTCATGCTCAAGAACATCTGGTCGTCCAAGGAGATCAGGACAAGAACCAAACTTCGCATCTTCAACTCCAATGTGAAGTCAGTCTTACTCTACGGATGCGAAACTTGGAGGACGACAAAGACAGAAAATCCAGATATTCTTCTGTCTGCGGCGCGTCTACAACATCCGATGGCTAGAGATGATCCCAAATGAAGAGCTGTGGGAGCGAGCGGAACAGGAACCAGTAGCAAAACAAATTCTGAAGAGGAGTGGGGCTGGATCGAACACACCCTCAGGAAGCTAGCATCTAGCATTACACGCCAAGCTCTGACCTGGAACCCGCAGGGAAAGAGGAAGAGAGGCCTGTCTCGCAACAGCTGGAGGCGAGACACTGAGGCAGAGCCCAAGCAGCAAGGTACAAACTGGACAGGAGCAGCAAGATTAGCCTAGAACAGAGTGCTATGGCGAGGGGTCGTCGATGGCCTATGCTCCACATGGAGCCACGGGCCTTAGTAGTAGTGGAGAATTTTCAATAAACTgattcattaatattttgaattaaGGAAAGAATAATTCATTCTTTCATGCCTTATTTGTGTATGTTGTTTTATCTTCATCAAGGTGTGTGACCAGCATGGTGTATTACGGGCTCAGCTTCAACGCAGGAAAATTGGCAGGAAATTTCTACTTGAACTTTGCTGCATCAGGATTGGTGGAAATTCCCGCGTATCTTCTTGCCACAATTCTGGTCGAGAGGTAAGAGTGTCTGCAAGAACCTGggagaaaaagggaaaaaaaaagagttgaaatttaatttactcGAGTCAGAGAAAAAGGATGAATGACATAATATTTATTTGGTTTCCCTCGATTTGGTGAACATAAAGAAAGCATCGATTTTGTTATTGATCTGATTTGATGTATgtaattgtaaattttcttttttctctattctttttccAAATTAAGGGTGAATCGTCGCTTTCCTTTGGTGGTGTACTACATTATTGGAGGAATCTCTCTCATCGGTGTTTTCATCATCCTCGTTGCAGgtaaaaagaattgaaaacgTTAACATTTAATGCTTTTGACTGAGAGATGCCAAAACTATGTAACCACCTTAGCCAATCAGTAAAATAAGATtacaaggaaccaatgagagGTTAAGAAACATTCGTCTGAACGACGTTAGCGCGGGAGAACATGGAAAACCGAGACGCTACTGGATCtagttttgcatctgactgGTGGAGAATGTGGCACGagttttttagaccaatcacaaagggCGGTGAGGCAAACTCGATGCCGCGCCTCCAATGACAATTTCTCAAAAGTGCTTCTCGGTGATCATGGAAAGCATAAGCTTCAGGCGAACAAGTTGACACTTGGTATGATACACACAGTGTTGTTATGAGTGCAATTTTTTCACCTTCACTTTTAGCTTGTTTGGGCAATCTGGAGGCAGTTCATCTGCGAGGATAATTTCTTTACTTAGGATTTCTTTGTTTatatcttgtttcatttttcaggGAAAGAAGATGATCTGCCCAGCCTTATCAGTGTCCTGTCCATGATCGGAAAGTTTACCATCTCCGCCGCGTATTATCAGATATACATACACACAGCCGAGCTGTATCCCACAGTCATAAGGTAAAGATCTCAAACACACACATTTAGCAAGGGACCTTGAGATATGTCACCCACTTAAGTTatagagcagttttcagttgagttgcgacaaaccaaaaccaaattattcaCACCGGTTAATGGGAACTCAAAGTTAAACAGGCAAACTCTTTGAAACGCGAGAAATCGCGGGTGACCAAATCCcaattggtttcagttttgaatctgattggttgagaaagtggcgaGAGTTTCCAGGACTAACCACAGTTCGATAACCAGAAGCAATTATggattattttcgacactcaatcgaaaattgcTCTATTTTGATGGCCTTTCAATCAAAGTCAGTCGTTTAAGACGCCAGCTTTCAGGCCATTTTCATGGCAagtggtgcttttttttttatgaacgaGAAGTGGCAATTCAAACATATGGGAAAGGTTTAGTTGGTTTCCAGCCACGTCTTAACTTTCACCTTAATGACTAGATGAAATCGATTTCTGCTTTTTTGTAGCCTAATTTTGGCGAAGATGCCTGACCTTCGCACTCACTACCTCAGCTGATAATCAGGAAAACTTGAGAATGTGCGTAACCAGGATTTTTCACTATGAAGTTCGCGGTTACATTACGTGTCTTGCGTGAGGTGGCTTATACCGCTGCTCTACCCTGCCTATCAGTGGGCTCGTTATCAGGCAGCGAGGATGGGAAAATAGGATAAGCACTGGGAGGAACCCGTATTGGGCTCTTGGCACTGGGAAAGATTTATGTTATGCAGATTCTCTGGACTCGAGTTttttcacccccccccccccccacctccacCCCCTCCGCCCTCCTTTAAGCTACGCCCCCATAGGCTTATGACGGATAACACTTTTGTGGACCAGCGACTCAAACATTTTTGCTGATAAATGATAACTGTATTGggaaactgaaatgaaattattGGGTGATAAAtctttctcttgtttgtttgctaAACAGAACAATCGGCGTGGGATTTGCATCACTGTGCGCGAGAATTGGAGGAATGGCAGCTCCGTTTCTTGCGGTAAGGAGGCAATTCCTCATTGATTAGATTTTTTTATCACGATAATTTTACTGAAGAGAGCCTGACGGTATTTTCCTACCATTTCGTAGGAAGGAAAATGTTTCTGCCAAGCCTTAATATACGGCGAATTTTATTCGTGCTTTGAAGCTCTGAACATTTGAACGGCAGAAGAATATGGGAAAAGAGATGGGAAATGGTTTTTTCGCCATATTTCTCCCCATTCCCCTCTCAGCTTCACTGCTCAAAGCTTTGAGGCGCgcaatttaatttatttacatttgggataatttgtttaagtttccattttttctctaataacaCTTCTCTCAAGATTTTATCTTGagtaaattatttcaaatcgaaATTCTCCGATATTGGAGTCTTATAAAACCATCGACGGATAATTAATTCAAACATCTCGGACAAGGTGTAAAGATAGTCTATGGCTCCAACTGCGACACAACAATcacaagaaagaaaggaaggtGGATATCTCAAAGAGCCAGATAGAATCCAAATAATATACATACAATTTGCGCGTGAAAACGCGAGTGATAGAGTCGCcgttaatttttacttttgcatctgattggtttagatcTTGGCGCGAATTTCCTTTACCATTCACAGAGCGTAGTGAGACTTAACCAATGAAATCCCAGATCGCTTTGGACGCTCAGCTAACAAATTGCTCAATCATTATTCACTTCCTATTTGCAGGACAGCACAGGTTTTGAAGTGGCTGCGATCGTGTTCGGTGTGACGACATTTTCGGCTGGTGTCGTCACCATGATGTTACCGGAGACTCGCGGAAAGCCTCTTCCGGATTTTGTCGGAAAATCAAGTTCCGAGGAAGAGATGGTCATACTCGAAGAGTGCGCAGAAGAAGCGCCCCCTGATTACACATCTACTGTGTAGAGTTGTAGGTTTGTGAGGTTGGGTTTGGTAGTGGCGACGGAGTGATTAAGTTTTTgtagagggggaggggggcgaATCAGAGTCGGATCCACGCTTTCTTGATAGGAGACTTAAACTTAAGCCTTAATAAGCTCAGcaatatttcaagaaaagtagattttaaatatttcacacCGAGTAGTTACATGCGATCCTGTCGTTGCAAGAATTTTGGTGTCGGAAAGATTGTAGAAAAAAAGCAGAGGTCTTATGAGGATGGAGTTCGGAACCCACCGGACCTTCTCCGTGGGCCCGCAGAATATATTTGGAAAGTTTAAGAGAAGAAAGGATCCGGATTTGAACGAAAATAACGTCGAATCGATGGATCTCAGAAGGGAAAAATGTAACAGAGTGTTGGGAATAGCTAGTTTCATAAGTCTTTTATCAAGGCCTattgattttaatgatttcaaaacgC containing:
- the LOC131785889 gene encoding organic cation/carnitine transporter 2-like, giving the protein MPKSKSEDGAFSRIYKKTEFDELLIKLGGWSRFQQIQWVLIFLATIPQAWYTYAPAFAARKPKEGDLYCLNNTDIRGEDFCAAWENNTVCQKVGYDVTFSSIVTEWDILCDDAKKYVPLTKTIFYAGKLFGAYFFGWVSDRFGRRTTFLITMLVQFIASLIESFSTNFIMYVILRVPLGVCSGGCLIAGFLLMTEMATPEWRRWANCLSQGAYGVGIAVQALIAYYVRGWKAFSLVITLLNLPFVALYWLIPESPRWLSARGRVEEAEEILRKIAKKNGYEYPEGAISNMQDQSKKKEQTMTYHFWHLFSTRYLVIITVVEGWSWCVTSMVYYGLSFNAGKLAGNFYLNFAASGLVEIPAYLLATILVERVNRRFPLVVYYIIGGISLIGVFIILVAGKEDDLPSLISVLSMIGKFTISAAYYQIYIHTAELYPTVIRTIGVGFASLCARIGGMAAPFLADSTGFEVAAIVFGVTTFSAGVVTMMLPETRGKPLPDFVGKSSSEEEMVILEECAEEAPPDYTSTV